A single window of Lutzomyia longipalpis isolate SR_M1_2022 chromosome 1, ASM2433408v1 DNA harbors:
- the LOC129797734 gene encoding lopap-like yields the protein MLQQFLLNHFVGGEFSGKMKVVLFVLALVGSSLGLIFDRECPGHSAVENFNTEQYQGVWYEVYRYETSEQYGSDCATFEYYATGADTMDLVFRWVYIENNFDELYRYGNAVREAGAAGSARFQVTFDDEPGRNINYQVLATDYDSFSLIWSCHNLGNGQSNEDAWVLSKIPHPDMDEFEQVVGGAIDAYLDRAHLRGTVQGWENCTDIPARAYFGLK from the exons ATGCTGCAACAGTTTTTACTCAATCATTTTGTGGGTGGTGAATTCAGTGGCAAGATGAAGGTTGTGCTTTTCGTGTTGGCCCTCGTGGGCTCTTCTCTGGGTCTCATCTTCGATAGGGAATGCCCCGGTCATTCTgctgttgaaaatttcaacactGAACAG TACCAAGGAGTTTGGTACGAAGTCTACAGATATGAGACATCAGAGCAATATGGAAGTGACTGCGCTACCTTCGAGTATTATGCAACTGGAGCTGATACGATGGACTTGGTTTTCCGATGGGTGTACATTGAGAATAACTTTGATGAACTGTATCGTTATGGAAATGCTGTTCGTGAGGCTGGTGCGGCAGGAAGTGCTCGCTTCCAGGTGACTTTCGATGATGAACCAGGCAGAAACATTAATTACCAAGTTCTTGCCACTGATTACGACTCATTCTCTCTCATTTGGAGTTGCCACAATCTTGGCAATGGACAATCCAATG AGGATGCTTGGGTTTTGTCCAAGATTCCTCATCCCGATATGGATGAATTCGAGCAAGTTGTTGGCGGAGCCATTGACGCTTACCTCGACAGAGCCCATCTCCGTGGAACTGTTCAG ggaTGGGAGAATTGCACCGATATCCCAGCTCGTGCTTATTTTGGACTTAAATAA
- the LOC129797700 gene encoding apolipoprotein D-like isoform X1, with amino-acid sequence MKCHENLIYGNVLATKCSYHCNIFGVLYKAQKQQVGESFFTKAPVSIKMLSILVINTFLIVPGAFATIYMEGRCPGYTAVPGFNRNQFLGDWYEIKRLEADELLNADCVLVNYKTNVDGSTVDVSNRMVVLGNTPSRIEQRGYARYLDTSGRLVMIYNETDPSARLFDYYVTHTDYQTYMVAVSCENVNNSHYGESAWVMSRTRILPTTAVAVVNQATQQWSAGFFRTTNQDEVLCSSSRQLVLASITLLMGLVTIHFLR; translated from the exons ATGAAGTGTCATGAAAACCTTATTTATGGGAATGTACTGGCAACTAAATGTAGTTATCACTGCAATATTTTTGGAGTACTATATAAAGCACAAAAGCAACAAGTGGGCGAGTCATTTTTCACCAAGGCTCCAGTGAGT ATCAAAATGTTATCAATTCTCGTGATTAATACATTCCTGATTGTTCCTGGTGCTTTTGCGACCATTTACATGGAGGGTCGGTGTCCTGGTTATACTGCAGTACCCGGCTTTAATCGTAACCAG TTTTTAGGTGACTGGTACGAAATAAAGAGATTGGAAGCTGATGAGCTATTGAATGCAGATTGTGTCCTCGTCAATTATAAAACGAATGTGGACGGAAGCACGGTGGACGTGAGCAATCGGATGGTAGTATTGGGGAATACACCCTCGAGGATAGAACAGCGTGGATATGCGAGATATCTCGACACAAGTGGACGTCTGGTGATGATTTATAATGAAACAGACCCAA GCGCAAGACTTTTCGATTACTACGTGACACACACAGACTACCAAACTTATATGGTAGCCGTATCATGTGAGAACGTTAATAACTCACATTATGGAGAATCAGCTTGGGTTATGTCCAGAACTCGCATCTTACCCACAACTGCCGTAGCGGTAGTGAATCAAGCCACTCAGCAGTGGAGTGCCGGATTTTTCCGTACCACTAATCAGGATGAAGTATT GTGTAGTTCCTCACGACAATTGGTATTGGCAAGTATCACCCTTCTAATGGGTCTGGTCACAATTCATTTTCTGCGATGA
- the LOC129797700 gene encoding apolipoprotein D-like isoform X2 — MKCHENLIYGNVLATKCSYHCNIFGVLYKAQKQQVGESFFTKAPIKMLSILVINTFLIVPGAFATIYMEGRCPGYTAVPGFNRNQFLGDWYEIKRLEADELLNADCVLVNYKTNVDGSTVDVSNRMVVLGNTPSRIEQRGYARYLDTSGRLVMIYNETDPSARLFDYYVTHTDYQTYMVAVSCENVNNSHYGESAWVMSRTRILPTTAVAVVNQATQQWSAGFFRTTNQDEVLCSSSRQLVLASITLLMGLVTIHFLR, encoded by the exons ATGAAGTGTCATGAAAACCTTATTTATGGGAATGTACTGGCAACTAAATGTAGTTATCACTGCAATATTTTTGGAGTACTATATAAAGCACAAAAGCAACAAGTGGGCGAGTCATTTTTCACCAAGGCTCCA ATCAAAATGTTATCAATTCTCGTGATTAATACATTCCTGATTGTTCCTGGTGCTTTTGCGACCATTTACATGGAGGGTCGGTGTCCTGGTTATACTGCAGTACCCGGCTTTAATCGTAACCAG TTTTTAGGTGACTGGTACGAAATAAAGAGATTGGAAGCTGATGAGCTATTGAATGCAGATTGTGTCCTCGTCAATTATAAAACGAATGTGGACGGAAGCACGGTGGACGTGAGCAATCGGATGGTAGTATTGGGGAATACACCCTCGAGGATAGAACAGCGTGGATATGCGAGATATCTCGACACAAGTGGACGTCTGGTGATGATTTATAATGAAACAGACCCAA GCGCAAGACTTTTCGATTACTACGTGACACACACAGACTACCAAACTTATATGGTAGCCGTATCATGTGAGAACGTTAATAACTCACATTATGGAGAATCAGCTTGGGTTATGTCCAGAACTCGCATCTTACCCACAACTGCCGTAGCGGTAGTGAATCAAGCCACTCAGCAGTGGAGTGCCGGATTTTTCCGTACCACTAATCAGGATGAAGTATT GTGTAGTTCCTCACGACAATTGGTATTGGCAAGTATCACCCTTCTAATGGGTCTGGTCACAATTCATTTTCTGCGATGA